From a region of the Actinomycetota bacterium genome:
- a CDS encoding endonuclease/exonuclease/phosphatase family protein — translation MTAARPRVEESSRQRPHARERRRPRRWPAVIAGVYAAATAAAIVAWLLVGDVWWTQPVNATTFYWSLPAVPLGALAVLRRRWRVALLLGVPAGLFVTAYGGLFVGAPPAAAGDVRVASYNTYIRSSDLSHVVRLARVEQPDVLLVQEITPRRAAELGAQLGDTYPHRWFGDEVGRVGGVGLLSRFPIVALRPVPSPRPASRPTAVVHLDVGGRPLQVVPVHLTSPCPDCGASFLGRQRFEVNARRAEIDAALAELDPDVPAVVGGDLNSTRRSDPYRHLAAAGFRDPHIEAGAGPGFTWPAGTDRLPDRPLLRIDWIMARGMVPVEAWVASTDGSDHRPVLADLAWPRGAAR, via the coding sequence GTGACGGCCGCCCGGCCCCGCGTGGAGGAGTCGTCACGCCAGCGTCCGCACGCCCGGGAACGGCGGCGACCCCGGCGCTGGCCGGCGGTGATCGCCGGCGTCTACGCCGCCGCGACCGCCGCCGCGATCGTGGCGTGGTTGCTGGTCGGCGATGTGTGGTGGACCCAGCCGGTGAACGCCACGACGTTCTACTGGTCGCTCCCGGCCGTGCCGCTGGGGGCGCTGGCCGTGCTCCGTCGTCGGTGGCGGGTTGCTCTCCTCCTCGGGGTGCCCGCAGGACTCTTCGTGACCGCCTACGGGGGGCTGTTCGTCGGCGCGCCCCCGGCCGCCGCCGGTGACGTCCGGGTCGCCTCCTACAACACCTACATCCGGTCGTCGGACCTGTCGCACGTGGTCAGGCTCGCACGCGTCGAGCAGCCGGATGTGCTCCTGGTCCAGGAGATCACGCCGCGGCGCGCCGCGGAGCTCGGAGCGCAGCTGGGCGACACCTACCCGCACCGCTGGTTCGGGGACGAGGTCGGACGGGTCGGTGGGGTCGGTCTGCTGTCGCGCTTCCCGATCGTTGCTCTCCGCCCGGTCCCATCCCCGCGACCAGCGTCACGGCCCACCGCGGTGGTCCACCTCGACGTCGGCGGCCGACCGTTGCAGGTCGTCCCCGTCCACCTGACGTCGCCCTGTCCCGACTGTGGGGCGTCGTTCCTCGGTCGACAGCGGTTCGAGGTCAACGCCCGCCGGGCGGAGATCGATGCGGCCCTGGCCGAACTCGATCCGGACGTCCCCGCGGTCGTCGGAGGCGACCTGAACTCGACCCGGCGGTCGGACCCCTACCGCCACCTGGCCGCGGCCGGCTTCCGTGACCCCCACATCGAGGCGGGGGCGGGGCCGGGGTTCACGTGGCCCGCTGGCACGGATCGGCTGCCCGACCGGCCTCTGCTGCGCATCGACTGGATCATGGCACGCGGGATGGTCCCCGTTGAGGCCTGGGTCGCGTCGACCGACGGGTCGGACCACCGCCCCGTCTTGGCCGATCTCGCCTGGCCGCGGGGGGCGGCGAGGTGA